From Hypomesus transpacificus isolate Combined female unplaced genomic scaffold, fHypTra1 scaffold_386, whole genome shotgun sequence:
CAGTTTATTTCAGTCTGTGAACTGGAGTAGGCTAAGGACAACGTTTCTTCCTTAGAGAACGGACTGTACGAGTGATCACATATTATTCTTGTAGCTTCATAGTTGGGGACAGTTGCATTAGCAAACATGCCACAGCTCAATGGAGGCGGGGGGGATGACCTGGGGGCAAATGATGAAATGATACCTTTCAAAGACGAGGGCGAGCAAGAGGAGAAAATTTCAGAAAATGTATCCGCAGAACGGGATTTGGATGATGTTAAATCTTCTTTAGTGAACGAATCGGAAAACAACAGCAGCTCTTCAGACTCAGAGGTAACATTTGTTGCACTGGGAAAAAAAGATACATTGAGCGTAAACTGTTTATTTGTCCTAATCAAACAGTTTCACAACATTATTGAGGTTTTTCATATTTTTATAATTTTGTTTATTATTCTAGCAAGCAGAGAGGCGTCCACTACCAAGACCAGATTTAGAAAGTTACGAGAAAACCAGAGATTACTTCAGCGAAGGTAAAAACTTTTATCACGTGCACAACAGACTGGATTGGAAGCGTAGTTTCAGTTGCATTGAAAATACTGCTTTcaaactgtaaatgtaattgtCATGCTCTTGTCCCCATAGCACTAAGAAGACAGCAAGATGGTGGCTTTTTCAAAAGCCCTCATTATCCTGGCTACCCATTTCTAATGATCCCTGATCTTACCAACCACTACATTTCCAATGGCTCCCTGTCGCCGAGTGCGAGAACGGTGAGTGTCCGCCACAAACCGAGGCCACAATGTAACAACTGCGTTACGATGCGGAcaggtccactgccatactcCGATGGCATGCGTAAAAGTTAGTTCTGCACAAGTACACCGCCATATTCCTCCCGAGCGGCTCCTCAAGGAGTAAACCACTTCTTTGTTCTTTAGGGACTTTTCTTATGTCAGTCTTCAAAAACTATATAACCATAACACATACTAAACTCGATACCCTTTTTAGGCTATATCATTTAGAAAGGCAATAGAAGAGTTGATCAGTCAGAAGTGGCTTTGGTTTTGtatgattattattttttttaagtgtaATTGAAAAACAATTTATTGCTAGATTTTCTTTCGTGGCAATTGTGTTGGTTGAATGTATAGTAACATTGTCTTAATCTGGGAAGATATCTTCACTGTGCTGTATTAGGATATAATTCTGATAATAAATTCTGGATTTGTAAGTGACGTTTTTCAACATTTTGTGTAATTTACACTTGGTTTATTTTCCTAATTAGCTATGTAGGTTAATAACAAGCAATGAAATGTCAATGACATGTTCATATGAGTACTAAGTCTTAAGGATGCTGCTTCAGTATAGTGTTTACTGTTAAAGTCTGAGGCCTGGTCCATTTAAACTGTGGTTTACTACATGTGTACGCTCATAGTGCACCTTAATTTCATATTAATTTCAACCACATTTAAGATCAGGAGTGATCTTTCCCATGCCAACAACTGCCACTGAAGAACCGTTCGGTTGATCCAAACGCCTAATGGACACAGCTTCATTGTTGTTGAGAGcattttcaccccccccccccaaaaaaaaagcttcattttttggtggtggtggggggggggaagcagtcGAACATTTGACTGAAAAgcattccccccccccgccccccccacagcccccttcCTCTTTTCTGTCAGCTTTTCTCTGTCCCAAACACAGACTCCTCAGCCAGTCTTTACCTTCTATTCAATTAGAGAGGCGTTAGTTGACCATTGTTATTCAGAGCAGGCTCTTGATGAC
This genomic window contains:
- the LOC124464574 gene encoding transcription factor 7-like 1-B; the encoded protein is MPQLNGGGGDDLGANDEMIPFKDEGEQEEKISENVSAERDLDDVKSSLVNESENNSSSSDSEQAERRPLPRPDLESYEKTRDYFSEALRRQQDGGFFKSPHYPGYPFLMIPDLTNHYISNGSLSPSARTVSVRHKPRPQCNNCVTMRTGPLPYSDGMRKS